In the Anastrepha obliqua isolate idAnaObli1 chromosome 1, idAnaObli1_1.0, whole genome shotgun sequence genome, one interval contains:
- the LOC129252910 gene encoding protein jagunal translates to MASRGGPMVAGSDGADYEYRQRVAAPHHISLLNKSRLRCCIFFHALLSFVMMAKLTSDILDRLDIFVLEIEELEVPTPLWWEYIWLSSLLTSFIGLTAARGNKVREMQKYMIAIVVFGVLPLIYCMAYYFSDVLDYIRLDEKTDIDETDIFLWRGLPYGLLWYAFCLVASQVHGFTLFFAYNCIQAWRARSAARKYQ, encoded by the exons ATGGCATCTCGTGGTGGACCGATGGTGGCTGGCTCTGATGGAGCTGACTACGAATACAGGCAGCGCGTGGCAGCACCACATCATATTag tTTGCTGAATAAATCACGCCTGAGATGTTGTATCTTCTTTCATGCACTACTTTCTTTCGTAATGATGGCCAAGCTGACTTCCGATATATTGGATCGTCTGGATATTTTTGTTCTAGAAATCGAAGAGCTTGAAGTGCCAACACCGCTGTGGTGGGAATACATTTGGTTATCGTCTCTATTGACGTCCTTCATTGGCTTGACGGCGGCGCGGGGCAATAAAGTGCGCGAAATGCAGAAATATATGATAGCCATTGTCGTTTTTGGCGTTCTACCGCTTATCTACTGCATGGCCTATTATTTTAGCGATGTGTTGGACTACATTAGGCTCGATGAGAAAACCGATATTGACGAAACGGATATTTTCTTATGGCGT gGTCTCCCTTACGGTTTATTATGGTATGCCTTCTGCCTTGTTGCTTCGCAAGTTCATGGATTCACATTGTTCTTTGCTTATAATTGCATCCAAGCATGGCGTGCCCGCAGCGCTGCCAGGAAGTATCAGTGA